caactgagctaaccgttcgagtgtcgtatcgttacaaaatcttgtacgctttgttcaactctcaggttgtggcttcatctacaggatctactttacagttgataacctgctcaacccagcaccagcacggaacgccggaggtcgtgggttcgagtcccgcatcgttcataaaattttgttgtttttcaaattttatttgtgatgtttttgaagttatggTGTCCTATGAttccatataaaataaaaccttaaACATAACACTGGGAGTGTTATGTTTAAGGTTTTTGGAACGGGTATTATGCCGAATATTATAATCTGAGGAAGTCACTTCCAGATTGCGAAAAAAAAAGGACTAACCCTACTTCAATggtcagtaatttaaaatgttttaggTCAATTTGCTGCGCGAGCATTACCTAGTGCGGGGCTGCTAACATTTCTCCAGTCGTTCATCTGCAATGTCAACAATGAATGCAATCCTATGGACCAATTCGAAGAGATACCCACTTACGAGAAATCTAAGTAAGTATAGatctatacaaattaaatttttgaagtacttctttaggcgcgactacgAGGTAACTGGACGACAATGCAACGGAACCTGAAGTCCATTAAGGCAAAATGGCGTCACGTTTCTGTACCATCCGGTTTAtggtttctttgtccattattaggacaggcaaagggttcgagcccatacagccatattcgttaatattcaataccagcgtcatattgatatgtggtaattaataatctaccctttaatttcttattttcaattatttcaattaatgagtgaaaattgtAAAACGTGCAAatggtattaatgaattataaatagaatgtaaaatgaaaataataatgagtcaaatggcggaatcccagggacaatttactcttttttcaataaataagaataaaagagaaaatgaaGAACCGGACAATGACTTGACCTGTAGAAGTAgtttattttctaatgaataatattatcaatatagcTCTGtatcattatttgtaaaataaataaaatcttacttgttaaaataattataaagatttttttaagttataatacttctatatgagagtgaaattttaagatgcgcgcgcatcactgtaacactaACTGTAatagtaacagggtgaagttggttcctaaaattttctgacgtttgcgacattcgttatttttttttgtttttcgtccattattaggacaggcaaagggttcaagcccgtacagccgtattcgttatttaataattaattgtaaaagccatcgttgcaagttttttacaatattgttctttctactaacatagaatagcacggggaataaataattttaaggagtTTTGCTTTTTAGGCCAAATGCCTAAAAATGCCCTTTGAATtcataacttcttgcgtgcatacattagtacacacacattttttttattcttggtAGAGAatgaaatgccaactttgctcaaaagatgaggTTATATCAtcagcgtttccgagaaaaaaaattgcaataaaatctaacaatgctTCTAGCTCTTCAGCACgacgtgagtgcttagttggtaacacggctttaattaatgtataattataataatgaatttatgtatttgttaattactgctaaagttaaatataattaaatatatttatgaaaatattgttttagaattgaAAAATGTCtctaaatattattctaaaaaggttttttttggTCGGCATGCCTGAGCTTGCATGCATCTTCATCAAATATCAGGTCCTTACATATAaaattggcgttttgtatgggagaaacaaaaagtcgaatatttttaaatataatatatttaattaatcaaagtatgaacCATTGTTTTCTATGCACTTTTGCCATCTCATAGGTAGTTATTGATCCCTTTACTGATAAAACCAGTCGGAcgggaatcaataaaatctgtgaaggcgatttggactgccccatcagagttaaattttttcccttgcaagaagtgtccaaatttcgaaaaaaatggtaatctgttggagcaaggtccggggagtacggaggatgtcttagacattccaattgaagctcttctaatttggtagccgtctgttgtgcagtgtgtggtctagcgttgtcgtgaagtagcagtggcgtggagcgattgaccagcctaggttgtttagccgctagcttcagtcaattcgtgaggtacccacctttcaagctttttaatcttcccaatttgcttcaagtgaattaaaacggttttatcactaacaccgcagcctgcagctaactcggacgtggtttgcgatggatccgcttccacaatagccttcaatacttcgttatcaacttgggtctcaggccgtccacggggcttgttctgcaggtcgaaatttccaaaacgaaaacgttggaaccaaaaacgaactgtgttttcttttgcaacatgaccgccatacacatcattcacccttcgagtcgtttccgcagcactagtgccacggcggaactcgtactcgtaaataatgcgatactttaagttttccattttgtaaaatgagtgacgcaaacagaaaaaaacagaagatgaaaacaaatgaataacggtcatcgaagcacaaatacacgagtaaatagctgtacaaattttaatttggaattccttaccaaagaggagaacatcgtgattaaagtggccagtacgaaatacgccaatttcatatgtaaggacctaatataaTGATTTAATCTTCATCATTTTAAAGGTCGTGTTTGCttctattgaccaataatagaCAAATGAAAGTTatagattttctaaaaaaaatgcgtgattacaaagtacacatgtcagtaATGTGAAACCTGCACTGTGcgtgaacctctaaactgcatatgaagtcctggtacatgttgctaggatgacacataatttcaaccgctatgaaagacattactttCACCggtaccatatttatgttctcctggtgtctttGTAGTAATACATATTAAGGTCACACATAAGTCAATCTTCAACTATAATCACCTGGTACAAAAACACtatatataattcttataaatttttgtttctgtctctttttactgtcttgcttttcatttttttttcagaagttttcacttcaaaaacatttccaAATTAAACATTGTAATGTGTTCACAGTACAATTTACAGttcattttttgtattaataactgcgcgcctaccatgaactcttattgcgattcaattgacaacttAAAATGAACTTCTTTGCtctttcgtaccacgacgtgattagagctatctaatttaggttgacgtcaaatcaactgattaaatcgcaatgatgtcaattgaatgtcaaaaatgatatcaattgaatctcaaactgatttagttcgttcattcattcgtaccatgaggtaatatttcaacctaaactggatagcttatgtgtcaaagtgagcgattcgaaaaaagttcctACTTGCTTAAAGGAAAGtaaatcgtgttgttaataacttttaaaaaatagttaaaatatagagaagagaaaaatttaattcatgaaagatgagatgagaatactttatcggatttattttgttaaacaaaatactgaaaataaataccaaaaatgaaaatactaaagaagaGGCACTAAGGGCCCGGACTATaacctgttcgcaagaacgatttaaaaaaaatgtactctgtgctcctgtcaaatcaaccgctaaaatcatatcattttaggtttcgaaaggcaacgcatatggttcgagtaagagagacaaacttatgcaacgactgtagagcgtcatctctttctcacactaCGGACTACAGACAtctttatttcgttcattctatATAAGCGATCCaagcgccattcagtaaaaggcacttcatggtacgaattttagtgattcagtttaggtacctaaactaaactgcatcggaatcgcatcgcttattaaaagttgatggtaggccctctgatgATTATACGCATACACGATTTTCAGAGGCGCAAAGGTATCTTCGTTGTGTTAGATTAATTGTTTATCGGGACCATTTATTGCGTGCGAAACATTCGCACACCTTACTTGTCATATGCATTTCATCTTGTTCTTTAATTGTAATGTATGCATTGCAATGATAAAGTGAATAATGTTTCATAGTAACTTCGACGCTTTAAATCACAGATTTTATCTTTCttgtaattttataacaaagtcCATGGTCAGAGAAGAATTGTATACCtaagtaataaaaatgatatCCATCGACATCCGGTAACGTTACCAACAAGTttgtaatatctatatatatatatatataagtcttagtcaaaataatatgatattatgacTTTTTGAGCCTATTTAATTTGAGTTTATAACatgtaatataaagttaaacaatttgttattttaaagggataacccaatcaaatcaaaatattttactgcAAGTCACATTTTTGCAAAAAGGTTGTACATAagatgggtagacaatatgtgaagCCCTacaagggcacagcaatgttttatataaaaaaaaataagttttataggaaaacagatattaaaaatacagaaaatacaacttttataattagtataactatttatttctatgttataactaattctcacacttagtacctataattaaaaaaatcgggTACAAAATCggttagtttcaaaatgcttctatcatagaagcattttgaaactaagaaatatttaagatctcttttaaatagagaaggcttctctttatttttaatttcgtttggtatgtgattatatatttttgagtGTCCCTCACTCATCTCATTTGTAACcaaaaatatgaacgatgcggtactcgaacccgcgacctctcggattCCGTTCtttggtttatttaaatatgttacacTCACGTTATTCAaagtaaatactatttttaatttaatgtaatatttaaaatcggttcgaatcatcgacgatcggCTTGgattctctgcatcttctaccacatATATTGACATTCtttacaacaaaaacaaaatttaaaaagcaagTGAACAACATTTAACTCTCATTAACTCTTTTGTTCCTGTACTTattgaattttgtaaataatttagttttaagacATCCAGTTCTGTATTTCTTTCTTCttattgtatatacatattactttaattattgtttcacttttttttttcatctccTGATCCGTGGTGTTCGGATGGCCATGGGCGGTTACCTCGCCGCTCCTATAACACGAGCCTCTTGCCCTCTCTTACATAAAAACAATGCAAGgcacaaaaggcatttattttctcaaaattaattccttttgaattatttttgaagtcatttctaatatactagatactactactgcttcggaaacaaatggcgctctgagagagaagaagcggcgcatgaaactctcccagcatttctTTTGCACCCTTCTTAAtcaaatatagaatattgtattttcattgttattgctattaaataatcataatctagtcccaggctctcggatcacttagatattcagctgtggagtagtaggatttacgacagagccatgttttaataaaacatttaaatttatttatagataacgcctgaacagtggctgggactttattataaaagtgtatacattaaacTTTAACTTAATTTGttgatgtattaaaataaaagtttaagttGCATTTATACTATTACCAGGTTGACAGAAATACAGCGACAGATGTCCCCTTTGGTCAACAATGAGACTATAATCGACGTGGCGGCTTCCATTCCTGATGCACTGAAGCTCATCTCAACCCTATCTGCCGTTGCTGATGAACCAGCATTCCTCGACTTAGCTAGTGAGTACAGATATAAAGTCATAGCTGAAAATGTATTTGTTCATGTAGGTCAACATGTAGTGACATGAATTTCAATGCTACtcttatataagtatttttctttagttttacGTTATCTAGACTATGTACACtttaagcggagaggagaggagacgacAGGAGATTAGCAACTAAACAAGCGGAGAGAAGATATGAGCTGTGTATAGAGGAAATGAGAGCTGTAAGAGCTCGATATCAGTCAAGTGATGTTTAAAAAAGGCACGCCTGCACGCATCTCTGCTCTGCCGCGCTGCTTGATCGCTCGACAcggcacaaaattctatagtAAAATGAGATATCTCCTCTTCTCTCCACTTGATACATTTCCACCGAGagagaggagatgtggaaataacgaaatctgattgatTATCCTATAGTTCCTAAATCATGACCGCGATAGGGAAGTTCATTAATGCAAGTATATACAATCGAGGATCATCTACAAAACCTTAACTATAGGAAGACCGGTAAATAGATTGACTAATAATAGTGTCAATTTTATGTTACtagtagatatattttataaaaattttaaaaagtttattagtAAAATACCACTCTTATGATGTGGAATTACAAATACAAAGTTGGcaataaataccttttttaaaattttgtcctataaatatgtttaatattaagactgaagaaaataatgtattttacagAAAATGGTATCCATGTGAAAGATATGCTGAGGAGTCGTAACAAAGTACAACGTTACCTGAAAGATCAGTTGGCCCTACCTGATGATGTTGTCAATGACATCATTGAGGCTAGAATTGGATTCGAAGGTGTAAGTAACTACTAAATAATGTGTTCATTATTCAACCAAGTCCCAAGTCCACCAAGTCAATTAAGAGATGAATGAAACCgtataatacttttaataagcaatttttaaattaaattagattaACTAATACTATACATAACAATAAtgcataaaatattgaatatcaattttttattttaagaattacTTTTTGAACATGGCTGACTTACTAATCGAATGTTGTTAACAATCAttactttttctttttatcGAAATTaccaatttataataaaacaaatataaaatgagatagtaaaatacatataattggTAAGAAggatattttcattgttttcttACAGATAATGAAAGGTGATTTTGATAGGTGCAGCGCAACTTCTATGAGGAAGACGATTATTATCGAAGATGACCAGAAAATGGAGATTCTTGTGAGCAAACTATGCAAGCTTACAAAAAGTGAAATACAAAAGATTATGGGAGACTTAGTGACAGAAATCGATTTAGGAAAATATATCACTATGGTAAATTATATATAGTTTGATGAGTTAAGAATCAACGCTCATTGTCAGTTTGAGATTTTTGTTTGCAAGGAAATGTTCAGCGGTATGTGACGATCAGTTTCATAGATTAAAGTAACCGCAATATCTATTTCAATTAACATGATTGGGAGTTAATTTCCAagtaataaacttataattaaaatagccATTTCTATTATAGACGATTAAAGTTTTAGGAAagaaatttctgtacaaagattATTATTTAGAACAAGGTTATAATATATACTCCAGTTGTACTGAAATCGTAAACGCCGTCGTATGCCATCTGTATTTTGTGGATCAAAGTATTCAATGAAAGAGAATATGTTATATCTCTCCAGGGTCGGTCTCTTATGTCTGAGGATCATAGTCAGCATTACGGTTCTATCTGGAGCAGATGATCTGCCTACATCAGATTCTGTCTGTGTTGTCTTACAACCGTGGAGAATTTGGATGACGAGTCTGGTCAGGCCTTCTTGGTTTTTCTGTTGTCCTTGGCAGTCTTCTTCCTCGTCTTCTCTCTCCAATCATCTTGTTGGAGAGCGACCGCGCGATTGTTTGCCTTCGGATTTCCaaccacaattatttttaccaaACTTTCGTCACTTCTGCTCATTGTGTGGCCAAAATATGAAAGAATACGTTTTCTGAATATGGTGGACAAGCAAGTTTTTATTCGGAGCTGATTCATAATGGATGCATTGGTGCGTTTTATCATCCAAGGGATTTTTAtcattcgtctccaacaccacatctcgAATACATCAATCATTTGCTTTTCTTAGCCCTTTATCTTAAAGACGTTTTATAAAGCTCCGTAAATACTAATTAGACACTTTCAACGGTGTGACATTAAGTTTTCCTCACTACTCTTTGAATAAGACCACAGAGGCCTTGCTTATTCATTTTTCTTCCGAGTTGTCGGTTGTCTTTATCTCCATCTCCATCACTTTCCTCCTTTTCTTCTAATTCGAACCAATTTCTGGTTTTATTGCTCCATTAATTCTTACTATATACTTAAATTTGCTCTTTTGCCTCATTTCATTCTTCGTGATTTTGTCCTCGTCTAATTATTCgttgtaaattttttgtttcatatttttGTCGTTTTGTCGTTTGTATTTCTTCGACTGGTTAATTTTGTGCGCCCAAATTTGGCAGCCATAGTTTGTGTTGGTCTGTAGTATAATATGCTAACCTCTCTGCGAAATACGATGTGATTGTATGATTAAATGGATTTTGAAGCTAAACTTACATATTTTAGGCAGGTAACATGTATACGAGATTGAGTGGTGACAACAGATTGGCGCAACTAGGGAAAATGACGACAGCTGCGTTGCGAATGATGTCCAGACAAAGCTTCCTGCCACCTGAGTTGAACGATATCATAAGTGGAGACGGCACAGAATTCACCTATGTAGACTTTTCTATGTATGTTTTACCTGttttacttaattttagctGACCTAATAGAAGTCTTTTTGTCGTAATAGTATAAATAacgtaaatattattcttttttattacttatttacaaaaatcttTCTCATTTATCACTCTGTCTATGAAAATCtgccaattattaataaatcgtATATTTCTTTCAGGTTTGATAAACTCTTAAGTCTATTCAAGCCTGTTTATGGCGATACACAATCGTTCCGATCATTCAAAGAGTTTACAAATTCTGCAATACAGGCTGTGAAATACTTACAGAAGATTTTAAGGActcaaaatgaaaatattgaagaaaaatctgatAAGCTACCCGAGATAGAACGAGTGTCCAATGCACTCGATAAAGGACTTGCTGAACCAAAACTCACGAAATACAATGAAGACTCTATAGATATGTTTAATGTGTAAGTTCGTAAAATAATTCGACCATTAGTAATTTTTGAGAATGATAGTTAGTTTTAATATCcacatttacataattttttctatgttaatgttttttacattttgattatacatgaaatattaattgaagcaactttaattttatctaaaatTTCTTTATGACAAAAGCGGCGAGATGagcaaaattttattgaatcacCTTGGTTGGAAGCGatatacgtcctgcccattacaatgcagtgctaaaCAGGATTCTTGATTTAATGCAAAATACAAAATGGCATCGCAATtgagctttttatatttaatttcaaataaaacattgAATAATATATCTTTTGTTACTTTCAGGATGTCAGGCTTAAGaaattttgcattaaaattcGTGACAAAACAACAAAAACATGATATCTTATTATATTCAACACTTCTATCGAAACTTATTGAAATAGCTGACCAATTGATCAATATTAACATGAAAATAGAACAGGTTGTTTATGACGTCTCCTTGAGGAATCCCGAGGCTGTTAAAATATTACTGAAATTACCTTTATCTATTGTTGCAAATGGACTAGAAGGCTTGGCTGATCCTGAAAGAGCGCAAGTTAGTAAAGCATTTTTCTATTTACTAGATTTTCTTCTGTGtagacttattttttattattttgcttatatattaattgttttatgaCAAAcgattattacacaaattatgaaAGATATGGTACTCGAACCCGCAATCTCTCGAGTTTCGTGAGAGTGCTCtttcaactgagccaatcgttcgagtgacgtatagttgataaatcttgtatatcttgttcaactctcactcaggttgtggcttcatctacaggatctactttacagtcgataacctgttcaatcccaatatttgcatattaggaatttAACTTGAGATGTCAGCCTTtgaaatctgaaaaaaaaatgttatttgtttcgaaagtgataaccctcacttctggcatTAGATACACAAATTCAAAAAAGCAAATTTTCATCAATAAAGAATTTGTATCAGCTATCAACGAACAAACATGAaaacatacaataattattatattgaatagcATTAAATGTCGATATTCAAGCACTTGTAAGACTTACATTTTGAGACTGAAAATGTGAACACTTCTCAGTCCTAACATATTTTGTAAACTGTGAGTCATTGttgaaaaacaattaaacaacACTGAAACGACTATACGACTTGATTGACAAACTATCATTAAAaacaaaccaataaaaataagtttggtTTTTCAGATTATCACATCAAATTTGGAGCATCCAGAACAACCTTTTTGCGATTTGGACAAAGTCACTAAATTCTTTATGGTGACGACGAAAGAAGCGACAGAAATTCAAACACAACTGTGTTCTGACGCCTGGAAGCAGTATGTTCACGATATGATTGTATCCTTCGGGACTTACGatgtaaagaaaaatgtatgTCGTTCAGAATCAATTAGTTTGAAAATACTAATGTCTCATGAAAATGAGACATTTGATTTAAGGACTAAAAATGGTCTTTTTCGAAGTCCAAATAACCCATTGTAGAATATCATAGGATATATATTTGTAGTAACATTCGAACGCTTGGTTTTATATAGAAGCATAATTATGAAGACACGTTCACTTGTCCTAAAAGTCCATATATAttaaaccaaaatttattaacttatttcaaaatttattaacaattaactaaaaaattattgcaaatactaataaagatttgaaaaatcttaaataacttttgtaatttttgcaAGCGGAACTTCATTTTTTTTGAAAACCATCTAGATGCCATTCCGAATCGCATGACACCTCAATCATAATTTCCGGAGACTGCTGAAAAAAGTTGACCCAAAAGGCACTTGTTGACTGGAATATTTTTGTAACTTTCTGTATAAAATGTAGTCGATGGTCAAA
The sequence above is drawn from the Leptidea sinapis chromosome 47, ilLepSina1.1, whole genome shotgun sequence genome and encodes:
- the LOC126978074 gene encoding retinal-specific phospholipid-transporting ATPase ABCA4-like, encoding MPVSNQLRLLLWKDYLMRKRKPITLAGIFWAIGVVASICIVRFNIDNQDFPTCQFAARALPSAGLLTFLQSFICNVNNECNPMDQFEEIPTYEKSKLTEIQRQMSPLVNNETIIDVAASIPDALKLISTLSAVADEPAFLDLAKNGIHVKDMLRSRNKVQRYLKDQLALPDDVVNDIIEARIGFEGVQRNFYEEDDYYRR